Proteins encoded together in one Chitinivorax tropicus window:
- the cysG gene encoding siroheme synthase CysG gives MDHFPIFMNLKGRPCVVVGGGDVAARKAGLLAKAGANLTLVSPTLTAGLAEEAQAGRLAHIAEPFHPSHLDEAILAIAATDDMQVNKAVADAAQSRRIPVNVVDQPALCSFIMPAIIDRSPVVIAVSTGGGVPVLARLLRAKLETMIPATYGDLARLATEFRERVKKRFTSVSARRIFWEDVLQGHVAEKVFAGNLDAGRHLLEQALTNMDQPEQPTGTVYLIGGGPGNPDLLTFRALRLMQQADVVLHDALVAPEIVDLCRRDAERIYVGKQSSNHALPQHEINQLLVHLAQQGKRVARLKGGDPFIFGRGGEEIETLVEHNIPFEVVPGITSAQGASSYAGIPLTHRDHAQSCTFVTGHRRDGTGAVDLDWPSLTRPEQTVVVYMGVGQLPDICQQMITHGRAADTPAAIIERATTDKQRVIIGTLANLPDHAVQQRVKAPALIVIGGVVTLHDKLKWFKTASLQAE, from the coding sequence ATGGACCACTTCCCGATTTTCATGAATCTCAAAGGTCGCCCCTGCGTTGTTGTCGGCGGTGGCGATGTAGCCGCCCGCAAAGCCGGCCTGCTGGCCAAAGCCGGTGCCAACCTCACTCTTGTCTCCCCTACCCTGACAGCGGGTCTGGCAGAGGAAGCCCAAGCAGGGCGTCTGGCACACATTGCAGAGCCGTTTCATCCAAGCCATCTGGACGAAGCCATTCTGGCCATTGCCGCCACCGATGATATGCAGGTCAACAAAGCGGTGGCCGATGCCGCACAATCGCGCCGCATCCCTGTCAATGTAGTGGATCAGCCAGCCTTGTGCAGTTTTATTATGCCAGCCATCATCGACCGATCACCGGTGGTGATTGCCGTCTCCACCGGCGGTGGCGTGCCGGTGCTGGCCCGCTTGCTGCGCGCCAAGCTCGAAACCATGATTCCCGCCACCTATGGCGACCTGGCCAGGCTTGCCACCGAGTTTCGTGAGCGCGTCAAAAAACGGTTCACCAGCGTTTCGGCGCGACGGATATTCTGGGAAGACGTGCTGCAAGGCCATGTGGCCGAAAAGGTATTTGCCGGGAACCTCGATGCCGGTCGGCATCTGCTGGAGCAAGCCTTGACCAACATGGATCAGCCCGAGCAGCCAACGGGTACGGTGTACCTGATCGGTGGCGGGCCCGGCAACCCAGATCTACTGACCTTCCGCGCCCTGCGGTTGATGCAGCAAGCGGATGTCGTGCTCCATGATGCCCTGGTCGCGCCAGAGATCGTCGATCTTTGCCGGCGTGACGCTGAGCGGATCTATGTCGGCAAGCAGAGCAGCAATCATGCCCTGCCCCAGCACGAGATCAATCAACTACTGGTCCACCTCGCCCAGCAAGGCAAGCGGGTAGCGCGTCTGAAAGGCGGTGACCCGTTCATCTTTGGACGAGGCGGCGAGGAGATCGAAACCCTGGTCGAGCACAACATTCCTTTTGAAGTCGTGCCAGGCATCACCTCTGCGCAAGGCGCATCCAGCTACGCGGGCATTCCCCTGACCCACCGCGATCACGCTCAGTCCTGTACCTTTGTCACCGGGCACCGGCGCGATGGAACCGGCGCGGTCGATCTGGACTGGCCTTCACTGACGCGCCCCGAGCAGACCGTGGTGGTGTACATGGGGGTGGGACAGCTGCCGGACATCTGCCAGCAGATGATCACCCACGGCAGAGCGGCAGACACGCCTGCTGCCATCATCGAGCGGGCCACCACAGACAAGCAGCGGGTGATCATCGGCACGCTGGCCAACCTGCCCGACCACGCTGTGCAACAACGAGTCAAGGCACCAGCACTCATCGTGATCGGTGGTGTCGTCACGCTGCATGACAAGCTGAAGTGGTTCAAGACGGCCAGCCTGCAGGCTGAATGA
- a CDS encoding YbaY family lipoprotein, which produces MLKQVVRWAVMTMLASSVTGGVMAAEAKPVGKMIELKGEVVSPEQVVLPPNAKILVRLDDVSLMDAPAVTIAQQTIDTKGKSLPTPFALKYAKKKLQARNQYALTARIEVDGKLLFINTTSHPVDPLSPPASSPIEVEKVQ; this is translated from the coding sequence ATGTTGAAGCAAGTGGTGCGTTGGGCGGTAATGACGATGCTGGCAAGCAGTGTGACGGGTGGCGTCATGGCGGCGGAGGCCAAGCCGGTGGGAAAGATGATTGAGCTGAAGGGTGAGGTTGTTTCGCCGGAGCAAGTGGTCTTGCCACCCAATGCGAAGATTTTGGTCCGGCTGGATGATGTTTCGCTGATGGATGCACCTGCAGTGACCATTGCGCAACAAACCATCGACACCAAAGGTAAGTCGTTGCCAACCCCTTTTGCGCTGAAATACGCCAAGAAAAAGCTGCAGGCCAGAAATCAATATGCGTTGACCGCGCGTATCGAGGTGGATGGCAAGCTGCTGTTCATCAACACTACCAGCCATCCGGTGGACCCGTTGTCGCCGCCTGCATCCAGCCCGATCGAGGTTGAGAAAGTACAGTAG
- a CDS encoding universal stress protein, with translation MFKHILVPTDGSPLSEMAVKAAVQMAGETGAKITSIYVMDLFPVTPLLEYAPVSTPAVADFQRQQRGMADRYLSKVEALAKEGEVPCVTDAVTGDSVYQCIIAAAEHHGCDLILMASHGRRGLQGLLLGSETNKVLTHSRIPVLVYR, from the coding sequence ATGTTCAAGCATATCCTGGTTCCTACCGATGGTTCCCCCTTGTCAGAGATGGCCGTGAAGGCGGCTGTTCAGATGGCTGGAGAGACTGGCGCCAAGATCACCTCCATCTATGTGATGGATCTGTTCCCTGTCACCCCTTTGCTGGAATATGCACCTGTCAGCACACCTGCCGTGGCGGATTTCCAGCGTCAGCAACGCGGCATGGCAGATCGGTATCTCAGCAAAGTGGAAGCCCTGGCCAAAGAGGGTGAGGTGCCATGCGTCACGGATGCGGTCACGGGTGATTCTGTGTATCAATGTATCATTGCCGCAGCAGAGCACCATGGCTGCGATCTGATCCTGATGGCCTCTCATGGTCGTCGTGGACTGCAAGGCTTGTTGCTGGGGAGTGAAACCAATAAGGTGCTGACGCACAGTAGAATACCGGTATTGGTCTATCGCTGA
- the flgL gene encoding flagellar hook-associated protein FlgL — protein sequence MAMRVSTLNIYNLGINSVRQNQADLVKLQQQISSGRRVLTPADDPVASAQILQVDQASALNEQFKINGQNARSAVSLSEGYLQSVVTLLQNVKTQAVYAGNPTLTQSDRAALLSELDERYKELLGLANAQDGNGQYLYSGYQGNTKPFDEVAPGQVVYLGDQGQRQIQISPSRALPVSESGRDVYQRIKEGNGTFVGKAPSPNTNTGNGIIAPGTVKDLAKWQAAAVKDYTIVFEVNTAVTPNVTRYDITETATGNSVFTGAPPVAGAFARVFQPNAAIDFKRLPGDPGAVAFDVGIQTSIDGAPATGDKFTIKASQDKQIFDTMTQFANLLKLQKDTPANAAFYQNELGQVMQSVENAITNITSVQADIGTRQKEVESVRDTLDDLQLQYATQKRDLGDLDYAQAISDFALTQTFLEAAQKTFLQTQKLSLFEQI from the coding sequence ATGGCAATGCGCGTCAGCACGCTGAATATCTACAATCTCGGCATCAATAGCGTCCGGCAGAATCAAGCCGACTTGGTGAAACTGCAGCAGCAGATCTCATCTGGGCGACGGGTGTTGACGCCCGCTGATGACCCGGTCGCATCGGCGCAGATCCTGCAGGTGGATCAGGCGTCGGCGCTCAATGAGCAATTCAAAATCAACGGCCAGAATGCGCGCTCCGCAGTGTCGCTGAGCGAAGGCTATCTGCAATCCGTGGTGACCTTGCTGCAAAATGTCAAAACCCAAGCTGTCTATGCCGGCAACCCGACGCTGACCCAGTCTGATCGTGCGGCCTTGTTGTCTGAGCTGGATGAGCGATACAAGGAGCTGCTCGGCCTTGCCAATGCACAAGATGGCAATGGGCAGTATCTGTATTCCGGCTATCAGGGCAATACCAAGCCATTCGACGAGGTGGCCCCTGGGCAGGTGGTGTATTTGGGGGATCAGGGACAGCGGCAGATCCAGATTAGCCCATCGCGCGCCTTGCCCGTCAGTGAGTCGGGACGTGATGTCTATCAGCGCATCAAAGAGGGTAATGGCACTTTCGTCGGCAAAGCACCATCCCCGAACACCAACACCGGTAACGGCATCATTGCACCGGGCACGGTCAAAGACCTAGCCAAGTGGCAGGCTGCAGCCGTCAAGGATTACACCATCGTTTTCGAAGTCAACACCGCTGTGACACCAAATGTCACACGTTATGACATCACTGAGACAGCAACCGGCAATTCGGTGTTCACCGGCGCCCCCCCTGTGGCCGGGGCGTTTGCGCGGGTATTCCAACCCAATGCCGCTATCGACTTCAAGCGGCTACCTGGTGACCCTGGTGCCGTGGCATTCGATGTGGGCATCCAGACCAGCATCGATGGCGCACCGGCAACCGGTGACAAATTCACCATCAAAGCGTCGCAGGATAAGCAGATTTTCGACACCATGACCCAGTTTGCCAATCTGCTGAAGTTACAGAAAGATACGCCCGCCAATGCGGCGTTCTACCAGAACGAGCTTGGGCAGGTCATGCAGAGTGTTGAGAATGCCATCACCAACATCACGTCCGTACAGGCCGATATCGGTACCCGGCAGAAGGAAGTCGAATCCGTTCGGGACACGTTGGATGATCTGCAATTGCAATATGCTACGCAGAAACGCGACCTGGGCGATCTCGACTACGCGCAAGCCATCAGTGATTTTGCGCTGACGCAGACCTTTCTGGAGGCCGCGCAGAAGACCTTTTTGCAGACGCAAAAGCTTTCGTTGTTCGAGCAGATCTGA
- the flgK gene encoding flagellar hook-associated protein FlgK, whose translation MASGIFGVALTGLNAAQSGLLTTSHNVANAGTAGYNRQEIRQEASKPLFTGAGFFGRGVEVTNVVRAYSDFLQQSVLSAESAQGYLKGYEQQVNIIDGIVADPTVGLSPSIQDFFKGLQSAASNPASAPARQQMISLANTLASRFRQIDSRLQEVRVGVNEQITSTVSQINALATKIADLNNGIAARTSGAGRDPNDLLDQRDAVIQELNKLVKVTTLQQTDGSLNVAVGSGQMLVLGGTANQFSAIPSATDPESISVSFKQGFSDVPIPDNLLQGGKLGALLNFRTNTLNLAQNALGRVAIGLGRTMNEQHRLGQDLDGNMGGDLFQVSTPRVVNYANNGGNANIQAKLSSVGELTNSDYRVVFTQAGTYDVIRLSDNYKQNATAAQIAAGYTMDGVTFTLTAGAPLAGDSFLVQPTRGGARDFQMLVTDTNRIATAAPFRTDAPLTNVGTGKVDGGVSNSPYDKVTINFTGAGTFTVTDTTTGAPIARPGAAVPLTNASYVWAYPANATVTVNGWQTTISGVPASGDQFVVDKTVASKGTVNTGTGTIGEVVPDPAARPVGAPVPNPPQSVFLPQLDKVRNNVTVTFTSPTQFNVVDNTTGTTLASGLNYNPAIANAVSFNGWSIKLSGAPVAGDVFKVGPNTNASADSRNALALAGLQTANVLGDGSATYQSAYSQMVSTVGNQASEVKIGVKAQDTLVKEANSQKSEFSGVNLDEEAANLLKYQQAYLAASKVISIAQETFKSILNI comes from the coding sequence ATGGCTAGCGGGATTTTCGGTGTTGCGTTGACAGGGTTGAATGCGGCTCAATCGGGGCTGCTGACGACTTCGCATAACGTCGCCAATGCAGGGACGGCGGGGTATAACCGCCAGGAGATCCGCCAGGAGGCCTCCAAGCCCTTGTTCACCGGCGCAGGCTTCTTCGGGCGAGGGGTTGAGGTCACCAATGTGGTCCGCGCCTATAGCGATTTCCTGCAGCAGTCGGTTTTGTCGGCAGAGTCGGCGCAGGGCTATCTGAAGGGGTATGAGCAGCAGGTCAACATCATCGATGGCATCGTGGCCGACCCGACAGTTGGTTTGTCGCCATCGATTCAGGATTTCTTCAAAGGCCTGCAAAGCGCCGCTTCCAATCCCGCCTCGGCACCGGCCCGCCAGCAGATGATCAGCTTGGCCAACACACTGGCCAGCCGGTTCCGGCAGATCGATTCCCGGTTGCAGGAGGTACGAGTTGGCGTCAATGAGCAGATCACCTCGACAGTCAGCCAGATCAATGCGTTGGCGACCAAGATTGCTGATCTCAACAATGGAATCGCCGCCCGCACCTCGGGCGCAGGGCGTGATCCAAATGATCTGTTGGATCAACGGGATGCGGTGATCCAAGAGTTGAACAAACTGGTCAAGGTGACCACTTTGCAGCAGACGGATGGCTCGCTCAACGTCGCAGTCGGCAGTGGGCAGATGCTGGTGTTGGGTGGCACCGCCAACCAATTCTCAGCCATTCCGTCGGCAACCGATCCTGAATCGATTTCGGTGTCGTTCAAGCAAGGCTTCAGCGATGTGCCGATCCCCGACAACCTGTTGCAGGGTGGCAAACTGGGCGCATTGTTGAATTTCCGTACCAATACCCTGAATCTGGCCCAGAACGCGTTGGGTCGCGTCGCTATCGGCCTTGGTCGAACCATGAACGAACAGCACCGTCTGGGGCAAGACCTGGACGGGAACATGGGCGGGGATCTGTTCCAGGTCTCCACGCCTCGCGTGGTCAATTATGCCAACAACGGCGGCAATGCCAATATCCAGGCCAAGCTGTCGTCAGTGGGCGAGCTGACCAATAGCGACTATCGGGTGGTATTCACGCAGGCTGGCACCTATGATGTCATCCGCTTGTCTGACAATTACAAGCAGAATGCCACTGCCGCCCAGATCGCTGCAGGTTACACCATGGATGGCGTGACATTCACGCTCACCGCCGGCGCACCGCTGGCGGGGGACTCGTTCCTGGTCCAGCCCACACGAGGCGGGGCGCGTGATTTCCAGATGCTGGTTACCGACACCAACCGCATCGCCACCGCGGCACCCTTCCGTACCGACGCGCCATTGACCAACGTCGGCACCGGTAAGGTAGATGGCGGGGTCAGTAATTCGCCTTATGATAAGGTGACGATCAATTTCACCGGTGCGGGTACCTTTACAGTGACCGACACCACGACCGGTGCGCCGATCGCCCGTCCGGGTGCGGCTGTGCCCTTGACGAATGCCAGCTATGTCTGGGCCTATCCAGCCAATGCCACAGTGACCGTGAATGGTTGGCAGACCACCATCAGTGGTGTGCCAGCCAGTGGCGATCAATTTGTAGTGGACAAGACTGTGGCCAGCAAGGGCACGGTCAATACTGGCACCGGCACCATCGGTGAAGTCGTGCCCGACCCAGCGGCCCGACCCGTTGGCGCACCGGTGCCGAACCCACCACAATCAGTATTTCTGCCACAATTGGATAAGGTGCGGAACAATGTGACGGTGACATTCACCTCCCCCACGCAATTCAATGTGGTTGACAACACCACGGGTACGACATTGGCCTCTGGTCTCAATTACAACCCGGCCATTGCCAATGCCGTCAGCTTCAACGGCTGGAGCATCAAGCTCTCTGGTGCGCCGGTGGCAGGGGATGTGTTCAAAGTCGGGCCCAATACCAATGCATCGGCGGACAGCCGCAATGCACTTGCGCTGGCGGGGCTGCAGACCGCCAATGTGTTGGGTGATGGGTCGGCCACCTACCAGTCTGCGTACAGTCAGATGGTCAGCACGGTGGGGAATCAGGCGAGCGAGGTCAAGATCGGGGTCAAGGCGCAGGATACCTTGGTCAAGGAGGCCAACTCACAAAAAAGCGAGTTTTCCGGTGTCAATCTGGATGAAGAGGCCGCCAATCTATTGAAATATCAGCAAGCCTATCTGGCCGCCAGCAAGGTGATCAGTATTGCTCAGGAAACATTCAAGAGCATTCTGAATATTTAA
- the flgJ gene encoding flagellar assembly peptidoglycan hydrolase FlgJ, translating to MQTLNSTPSLLLSRAQSPDLSNRLSVDVNSLDALKLQAKRDEKGAMKGVAQQFESMFLQMMLKTMRSASMGDEGDPFGSRETKMFTGLLDDQYATQMSGKGGIGLADMIMKQLSRDHVYSPAQLPLEARQPKVAPLPGTTRPDPMAAPLTKTAMQQFVDKLVSHAKPAAEQLGVAPHLLASHAALETGWGKRMIRDANGQDSHNLFGIKAGKSWQGPVAEVTTTEYVNGQPEKRVERFRVYSSYQAAFEDYAQLLQKNDRYKDVLNQGQDAAGFAQALQQGGYATDPQYANKLTKVAGHQIMRRAALAAYQQWA from the coding sequence ATGCAGACCTTGAACTCGACACCTTCCCTTCTGCTCAGCAGGGCGCAAAGCCCCGATCTCAGCAATCGACTGAGTGTGGATGTCAACAGCCTGGATGCGTTAAAGCTTCAGGCCAAGCGCGATGAAAAGGGCGCCATGAAAGGCGTGGCGCAGCAATTCGAGTCGATGTTCCTGCAGATGATGCTGAAAACCATGCGCTCGGCCAGCATGGGGGATGAGGGTGATCCGTTCGGCAGCCGCGAAACCAAGATGTTCACCGGTTTGCTGGATGATCAGTACGCCACGCAGATGTCGGGCAAAGGCGGGATCGGCCTGGCGGACATGATCATGAAGCAGTTGTCGCGTGACCACGTCTACAGCCCTGCCCAGCTGCCGCTTGAGGCACGCCAGCCCAAGGTGGCACCCTTGCCTGGCACCACCCGGCCAGACCCAATGGCCGCTCCGTTGACCAAGACCGCCATGCAACAATTTGTGGACAAGCTGGTGAGCCATGCTAAACCCGCCGCCGAGCAGCTTGGGGTGGCGCCACATCTGCTCGCCTCGCATGCCGCACTGGAAACGGGCTGGGGCAAGCGCATGATTCGCGATGCAAATGGCCAGGACAGCCACAATCTGTTCGGTATCAAGGCTGGTAAGAGCTGGCAGGGGCCGGTGGCCGAGGTTACCACTACCGAATATGTGAATGGCCAGCCGGAGAAACGGGTCGAGCGTTTTCGCGTGTACTCATCCTATCAGGCGGCATTTGAGGACTATGCCCAGTTGCTGCAGAAAAATGATCGGTACAAAGATGTATTGAATCAAGGCCAGGATGCAGCCGGGTTTGCGCAAGCGCTCCAGCAAGGCGGGTATGCGACTGATCCGCAATATGCCAACAAGCTGACCAAGGTGGCGGGCCACCAGATCATGCGGCGCGCAGCATTGGCCGCCTATCAGCAGTGGGCTTGA
- a CDS encoding flagellar basal body P-ring protein FlgI yields MRRLSILLLCAASWLAVMPAQAQQRLKELASIQGVRTNQLVGYGVVVGLDGSGDSSPLTSQSLTAMLTQLGVQIPPGTTLSAKNTSPVSVTATLPAFARPGQPIDVTVSSIGSSKSLRGGTLLMTPLRGADGQIYAIAQGNILLGGAGASAAGSSAQVNQLNAGRIPAGATVERAVPTNLGQGDFVNVELQQSDFTTANRVVNEINRRFGLDTARAIDGRQIQVRAPVDSNERVQFLAQLENLAVDPAENAARVVINARTGSVVMNQAVTIEPCAVSHGNLSVSIGARNDVSQPGALSGGQTTPVQNADIAIKSDQGRVMQLAKSAKLSDVVKALNSIGATPQDLLSILQAMKAAGALKADLEII; encoded by the coding sequence ATGAGGCGCCTGTCAATCCTCCTGTTATGCGCCGCATCGTGGCTGGCTGTGATGCCAGCGCAGGCACAACAGCGGCTGAAAGAGCTGGCTTCCATCCAAGGCGTGCGCACCAACCAGCTGGTCGGCTACGGCGTGGTGGTGGGCCTGGATGGCTCCGGTGACAGCTCCCCGCTGACCTCGCAAAGCCTGACTGCCATGCTGACTCAACTGGGCGTGCAGATTCCACCCGGCACAACACTGTCGGCCAAAAACACTTCCCCGGTATCGGTGACGGCAACCTTGCCGGCATTTGCTCGCCCAGGCCAGCCGATCGATGTGACGGTGTCGTCGATCGGCAGCAGCAAGAGTCTACGCGGCGGTACGCTGCTGATGACCCCGCTGCGAGGGGCAGATGGGCAGATCTACGCTATCGCCCAGGGCAATATCCTGCTGGGCGGGGCGGGGGCTTCGGCAGCGGGCTCCAGTGCGCAGGTCAATCAACTCAATGCCGGGCGGATTCCTGCTGGCGCCACAGTCGAGCGGGCGGTGCCCACCAATCTGGGTCAGGGTGATTTTGTCAATGTCGAGTTGCAGCAGAGTGATTTCACCACGGCCAACCGTGTGGTCAACGAGATCAATCGACGATTCGGGTTGGATACCGCCCGGGCCATCGATGGCCGACAGATCCAGGTGCGTGCGCCGGTGGATTCCAATGAGCGGGTGCAGTTTCTGGCGCAGCTGGAAAATCTTGCCGTTGACCCGGCAGAGAATGCCGCCCGTGTCGTGATCAATGCCCGTACCGGTTCCGTGGTGATGAATCAAGCTGTCACCATCGAGCCATGTGCCGTGTCGCACGGCAATCTGTCCGTTTCCATCGGTGCCAGGAACGACGTGAGCCAGCCCGGCGCTTTATCGGGGGGCCAGACCACGCCGGTCCAGAATGCCGACATCGCCATCAAATCCGATCAGGGTAGGGTGATGCAACTTGCAAAGAGCGCCAAGTTGTCTGATGTGGTCAAGGCGCTCAACTCGATCGGTGCCACGCCGCAGGATCTGCTGTCCATCTTGCAGGCCATGAAGGCGGCAGGCGCGCTGAAGGCCGATCTCGAAATCATCTGA
- a CDS encoding flagellar basal body L-ring protein FlgH — MKQVWLIFAMLALVGCTSTPKTIVQGPTTARPVATAPMAGGSGAIFQAGSTGLFEDRVARRVGDILTISIQEKLSASTKSDTKANRTGSMSASANPFSIPYAPGVVDKLGQLSIKTSSGNNHEGKGEATATNTFTGTITVTVTEVLPNGNLAVAGEKQIAIHNEHEFLRFSGVVNPADIKVGNTVSSTKVADARIEQRANGALSAVQEPGWLQRFFLTVLPF, encoded by the coding sequence ATGAAACAGGTCTGGCTGATCTTTGCAATGCTTGCGTTAGTTGGGTGCACCAGCACCCCCAAGACCATTGTGCAAGGCCCCACCACGGCCCGCCCCGTCGCCACAGCGCCCATGGCCGGCGGCAGCGGCGCGATTTTCCAGGCTGGCAGCACAGGTTTGTTCGAAGATCGTGTGGCGCGGCGGGTGGGCGATATCCTGACGATCTCCATTCAGGAGAAGCTGTCCGCCAGCACCAAATCCGATACCAAAGCCAACCGCACCGGCAGCATGAGCGCCAGCGCCAACCCGTTTTCCATCCCCTATGCGCCAGGTGTGGTGGATAAACTGGGGCAGCTGAGCATCAAGACCAGCTCTGGCAACAACCATGAGGGCAAGGGCGAGGCGACTGCCACCAATACCTTCACCGGCACCATCACCGTGACCGTGACGGAAGTGTTGCCCAATGGCAATCTGGCCGTGGCGGGTGAAAAGCAGATCGCCATCCATAATGAGCACGAATTCCTGCGCTTTTCCGGCGTGGTCAACCCAGCTGATATCAAAGTCGGCAACACCGTTTCCTCCACCAAGGTGGCGGATGCCCGCATCGAACAACGCGCCAATGGGGCGCTCAGTGCGGTGCAGGAACCAGGTTGGCTGCAGCGCTTCTTTCTGACCGTGCTGCCGTTCTGA
- the flgG gene encoding flagellar basal-body rod protein FlgG, with protein MIRALWVAKTGMDAQQTHIDVISHNLANVNTTGYKRQRAVFEDLIYQTLRQPGALATQTNEIPTGLQLGVGARVVATARTHTEGTLQKTDNPFDIAINGRGFFQIQLPDGTTAYTRDGSFELNSQGQMVTSSGYLLQPNITLPANAQSVTVGLDGIVTVVQPGNVTPVQIGQIQLADFINPAGLQSRGENLYLETGSSGAPQVNTPGLNGTGILLHTYVENSNVNVTEELINMIQAQRAFEINSRAIQASDQMLQKLTQL; from the coding sequence ATGATCAGAGCACTCTGGGTAGCCAAAACTGGCATGGATGCGCAGCAGACACATATCGATGTGATCTCGCACAACCTGGCCAACGTCAACACCACTGGTTACAAGCGGCAACGGGCCGTGTTCGAGGACTTGATCTATCAAACCCTGCGCCAGCCAGGTGCGCTGGCGACGCAGACCAATGAAATCCCGACCGGCTTGCAGCTGGGCGTGGGTGCCCGCGTGGTGGCCACAGCCCGTACTCATACAGAAGGCACGTTGCAAAAGACCGACAATCCGTTCGATATCGCCATCAATGGACGTGGCTTCTTCCAGATCCAGCTGCCGGATGGCACCACCGCCTATACCCGTGATGGCTCGTTTGAGCTGAACAGCCAAGGCCAGATGGTGACCTCCAGCGGGTATCTGCTACAGCCGAACATTACCTTGCCAGCCAATGCCCAGAGCGTGACGGTAGGGCTGGATGGTATCGTGACCGTGGTGCAGCCCGGCAATGTCACACCAGTCCAGATCGGTCAGATCCAGTTGGCAGATTTCATCAACCCAGCAGGGCTTCAGTCGCGGGGCGAGAATCTGTATCTGGAAACCGGCTCGTCCGGCGCGCCGCAGGTCAACACGCCCGGGCTGAATGGCACGGGGATTCTATTGCATACCTATGTTGAAAATTCCAATGTCAACGTGACTGAGGAACTGATCAACATGATTCAGGCCCAACGGGCATTCGAGATCAACTCCCGAGCCATCCAGGCATCTGATCAGATGCTGCAGAAACTTACCCAGTTGTAA
- the flgF gene encoding flagellar basal-body rod protein FlgF — translation MDRLIYVAMNGAKHLLLQQASTAHNLANANTPGYKAEENAFRALRVVGSPALPTRTFVVDQTAGADLTPGPIQYTGRELDVAVRDKGWLAVQTPQGEAYTRHGSFEVDAEGILRTRNGLTVVGDGGEITIPPSNRVEIGDDGVVVAIPINNPQNRAEVGRLKLVNPPERNLAKGPDGLFRTRDGAQAEADPAVRLYAGAVEASNVNAVESLVNMISHSRQYETQIKLLQTADQNARQAAQILNMS, via the coding sequence TTGGATCGACTGATCTATGTGGCGATGAACGGCGCGAAGCACCTGCTGTTGCAGCAGGCGTCAACCGCCCACAATCTCGCCAATGCCAATACGCCGGGCTACAAGGCTGAAGAGAACGCTTTCCGGGCGCTGCGCGTCGTGGGCAGCCCGGCCCTGCCGACACGCACCTTCGTGGTGGATCAGACAGCAGGCGCTGACCTGACCCCAGGGCCAATCCAATACACAGGTCGTGAGCTGGATGTGGCCGTGCGCGATAAAGGTTGGCTGGCTGTGCAAACGCCCCAGGGTGAGGCTTATACCCGCCATGGCAGTTTCGAGGTGGATGCCGAGGGTATCCTGCGTACCCGCAATGGCCTGACCGTGGTGGGGGACGGTGGTGAAATCACCATTCCACCCAGTAATCGGGTTGAAATCGGTGACGATGGGGTGGTAGTGGCCATCCCGATCAACAATCCACAAAACCGGGCTGAAGTGGGGCGCCTGAAGCTGGTCAACCCGCCTGAGCGCAATCTGGCCAAGGGGCCGGATGGCCTGTTCCGCACGCGTGATGGTGCACAGGCTGAGGCAGACCCCGCTGTGCGCCTGTATGCAGGGGCAGTCGAGGCCAGCAATGTCAATGCGGTTGAATCGCTGGTGAACATGATCAGCCACTCTCGACAATACGAAACACAGATCAAGCTGTTGCAGACCGCTGATCAGAACGCACGACAGGCGGCCCAGATCCTCAATATGAGCTGA